A region from the Dendropsophus ebraccatus isolate aDenEbr1 chromosome 1, aDenEbr1.pat, whole genome shotgun sequence genome encodes:
- the LOC138784544 gene encoding extracellular calcium-sensing receptor-like, translating into MHRSCVTQPGADSLGHGIIKDTDLPLRTPSVRSLHLARLVARDDVVRRPDAHSGGVGSQPVPVTSFMLDPYQRAQAVHFAVEEINETPDILPNITLGFKLYDSCTVLQRAVSGTLQMLSGHGQPVPNYRCNQDTRLAAVIGHSASTYSISLAHILGLYRYPQISHFATSSLLSNRIQFRSFFRTVPSDAFQSRGLAQLVLHFGWTWIGLVAIDDDYGQQAIQLVKKDILKAGACVAFTETIVTSWQDRNAPHIAQVIKDSTATAVVIFSNDIDLDFVLDEMLRQNVTGKVWIASEAWATSSFLTLKKYSRLLLGTIGFALHSGSMPGFRDFLNRINPSMVVGNQYIKIFWEQTFDCKFQDQIPTKDISNASIKYCTGKESLESIQNSYNDVSSLRVTYNVYTAVHAVVKALSDLLKCKKGDGPFPNRSCADIENFKPWQLLHYIKKLHLNTSDGRQLFFDENGDPPAVYDIMNWHLSPEGKLQQVKVGSYDTSINNVFTINTSQVQWGVGHNGIPISVCSPSCPPGFRKAARKGQPSCCFQCIPCPHGEIANQTDVLQCTKCPWDTWPNPTQDHCVPKTQEFLSHEDPLGITLMATGISSSLVPVAIFGLFIHYRTTPIVRANNYSLSCLLLVSLSLCFLCSLVFIGYPQYEICLLRQVTFGIVFALCVSCILAKTIMVVIAFKATRPDSQLRHWTTPRVSYLIVMSCILIQIFLCIMWLTFSPPFLEVKSESNSGVLIIQCNEGSPLAFWSMLGYLGLLASISFIVAFLARRLPDSFNEAKFITFSMLAFLSVWMSYIPASLSSRGKYMVAMEIFAIQSSTWGLVICMFLLKCFIIVFRPDMNSRENLMAKQKNLSH; encoded by the exons ATGCACCGCAGCTGCGTCACTCAGCCGGGGGCAGACAGCCTTGGCCACGGCATTATCAAAGACACTGACTTGCCCCTGAGGACGCCGTCTGTGCGCTCCTTGCACCTGGCCAGGCTGGTTGCCAGGGACGACGTAGTCAGAAGGCCGGATGCACACTCCGGAGGTGTGGGGAGCCAGCCGGTTCCTGTCACCAG CTTCATGTTAGATCCCTACCAGCGCGCCCAAGCCGTGCATTTTGCTGTGGAGGAAATTAATGAAACCCCAGATATTTTGCCAAATATCACCTTGGGATTCAAGCTGTATGACTCTTGTACAGTCCTCCAGAGAGCAGTATCAGGAACTCTACAGATGTTGAGTGGACATGGACAACCTGTGCCCAACTATCGATGTAACCAGGACACTCGGCTGGCTGCAGTCATTGGACATTCTGCATCTACATACTCCATTTCACTGGCTCATATACTGGGGCTGTACAGGTATCCACAG ATTAGTCACTTTGCCACAAGTTCTCTCCTCAGTAACCGTATCCAGTTCCGATCATTCTTTAGAACAGTCCCCAGTGATGCCTTCCAGTCTCGTGGTCTAGCTCAGCTGGTGTTGCACTTTGGATGGACCTGGATTGGTCTGGTGGCCATTGATGATGATTATGGACAACAAGCTATCCAATTGGTCAAGAAAGACATACTTAAAGCCGGAGCCTGTGTGGCCTTCACAGAGACCATAGTCACCAGCTGGCAAGATCGAAATGCCCCACATATTGCCCAGGTAATTAAAGACTCAACAGCCACAGCGGTGGTCATCTTCTCTAATGATATAGACTTAGACTTTGTACTAGATGAGATGCTGAGGCAGAATGTCACAGGAAAAGTATGGATTGCCAGTGAGGCTTGGGCTACCTCATCTTTCTTAACACTGAAAAAATATTCAAGACTTCTTCTTGGAACAATTGGTTTTGCCCTCCATAGTGGGAGCATGCCGGGATTTAGAGATTTCCTCAACAGGATCAATCCATCCATGGTTGTTGGAAACCAATACATAAAAATATTCTGGGAACAAACTTTTGACTGCAAATTCCAAGACCAGATACCAACCAAAGACATTTCAAACGCATCGATTAAATACTGTACGGGCAAAGAAAGTCttgaaagcattcagaacagTTACAATGACGTCTCTAGTCTACGGGTAACCTACAATGTCTATACAGCAGTTCATGCAGTAGTAAAAGCTCTGAGTGATTTGCTTAAATGCAAGAAGGGAGATGGACCATTCCCCAATAGATCATGTGCTGACATTGAGAACTTTAAGCCTTGGCAG TTGTTGCACTACATAAAGAAGTTACATCTGAACACGTCTGATGGTAGACAACTCTTTTTCGATGAGAACGGAGATCCACCTGCTGTGTACGATATTATGAACTGGCATCTGAGCCCTGAAGGAAAACTCCAACAAGTCAAAGTGGGCAGCTATGATACCAGTATAAACAATGTCTTCACTATTAATACCAGCCAAGTACAATGGGGAGTCGGACACAATGGG ATCCCTATTTCAGTCTGCAGCCCCAGTTGTCCTCCAGGCTTCAGGAAAGCAGCCAGAAAAGGCCAACCTTCATGCTGTTTCCAATGCATCCCATGTCCACATGGAGAGATAGCAAACCAAACAG ATGTTCTGCAATGTACAAAGTGCCCGTGGGATACGTGGCCAAATCCAACCCAAGATCATTGTGTTCCGAAGACCCAAGAATTTCTCTCACATGAAGATCCACTTGGCATCACCCTAATGGCTACTGGCATCTCCTCATCATTGGTTCCTGTGGCGATTTTTGGACTTTTTATTCACTACAGAACAACACCCATTGTTCGGGCCAATAACTACTCCTTAAGTTGTCTTCTCCTGGTGTCATTATCGCTCTGTTTTCTCTGCTCTTTAGTCTTTATTGGTTATCCCCAGTATGAGATCTGTCTTTTAAGACAAGTGACTTTTGGTATTGTATTTGCACTTTGTGTCTCTTGCATCTTGGCCAAAACCATAATGGTAGTCATAGCTTTTAAGGCCACAAGACCTGATAGTCAACTAAGACATTGGACTACTCCACGTGTATCATATCTCATAGTAATGTCATGCATCCTTATTCAGATCTTTCTTTGTATTATGTGGCTGACATTCTCTCCTCCCTTCCTAGAAGTAAAATCAGAAAGTAATTCAGGAGTACTGattattcagtgtaatgaagggtcacctTTGGCTTTTTGGTCTATGCTTGGCTACCTTGGTCTTCTGGCCTCCATTAGCTTTATTGTGGCTTTCTTGGCCAGGAGACTTCCAGACAGCTTCAATGAGGCCAAgttcatcaccttcagcatgctggcctTCCTGAGTGTCTGGATGTCCTACATTCCCGCATCTCTCAGCTCCCGAGGAAAATATATGGTGGCCATGGAGATCTTTGCTATCCAATCATCAACCTGGGGTCTGGTTATTTGCATGTTCCTtctgaaatgttttattattgtATTCAGACCTGACATGAATTCAAGAGAGAATCTAAtggcaaaacaaaaaaatctaagtcattaa